The sequence ATGCTTTGTCTCATGGGTTCTGAGGAGCCCCTTGAGGGCAATGTAACAATTGGAAGTTTGAATGAGCCAACGAACCATAAGCTCCTCAGGATTTACCTTTGAACAAAGACAAAAGACTGTAGTGATTCTGATCCAAACAATGTTACAGATGAGCCACGTTTGCCTCACAGATCCAGCCACGCAGAGCCATCCTCATCCAGCTCATTAGTGTGTGCATCCTGTCCCATGAAAGAACCTTGCAGCAATTCACAAAATGCATCAACACCCCAAACTACTTCCTCTCAGGCATCAGTCCTGCCACAGTCAGTGCAACTGTTGatcagtgatgatgatgatgatgaaattatttttattagatcaGATCCAAACTTACCTTTTGATGACCTTGCAGACACACTGGTGTACTCACCCTACAAGCCAGTCATGATCAGCCAGCAACTCTGGTGACCACTGAAGGTTCAGATTCACATCAGCCTACAGTGGCAGCATTGATAGCTGAATATGAAGATGATATTGATCCCAGGGCGGATTTTGGACAGGTATCCTCCACCCAAGCAGCATGGGATTTCTTTGAAAATCCATAAAATATTGCTGAAAAGCAAACTATTTTGATCCGGCAAGTACACTGGGTTATGGTTATGGTTGAAGCATTTACTGACAAGAACATACTAGTGCTAATTTGTTCAGAGGTGTGCTCAAGTATGGCGATGTTAAGGCTGGAGTGGGAAGTGGAATAATCAGAGATATTCTCAATGATTTTTGGAATTTCTTTTATGCAACAAAGAAATGTTGTTACAACCTACGAGCATCACAGATTTCAAGAAAGAGAGCGGGCTGCTGTTGCTCACCTCTTGGCTTTCGGATGGCACAGATTTAAATACCTTCCTGTCCAGCTAGCCCCTCCATTTCTAACAGAGGCTCTGTCACTCAGCACTTCAGGAAACAATCTAATGGAGGCTTCCTTTAACTTCATTAGCCCCACTGAGACCGATTTCCTAAATGAAGCTCTTGACAACTTCACAATGGCTGATGAAGAAGGACCTCTGAGCATATTCAGCTGTCACAACTGCACTTTGCTCCCAACTGAAGGGAATCTGCCAAAACTAGTGGAAGAAATTGTTTACAAAGAGATGGTGCAAGAACCAGCTATCAACATCAAGTGTTGGCAGCCAATTCTTAGATCTGTTGGAGAATCAATGAGTTGTGATGGACTGAACAAGATTTTGTATGATCTGAAACCCAGAGCAAGAAATATCACCAAGTGTATCCAGTTCCCTGGATTTATGTCAGATGCCGAAACACTCACTTCCAATCAACTCCTGAGATTTATAGCAGAAAGAGATGAGAAGGAGCTTGGCCTTTTCCTCAGAGACTGTACAGGGTCTAAAATTGTTAAGGTCACATTTTCAGACATGTCTGAGTTTACAAGACGCCCTGTGGTGCACACCTGTAGTTGCTTTTTGGAATTGCCAGCAACTATGCAAAATTCAAATCAGAATTTTGCTCAGTATTAAAGAGTGGAGTGTGGGTAATGGACATGTCCTAGATGCGTAGTTTGGTTAAAcctcagtggaaaaaaagatTCCAGTGTTATTCTGTTATGTTCAAATCAGCCAATAGATGATACTGTGTAGTGCTGGAGACATTCACCatagagagagaaaaaacacttgttttatttctgggtgtattcacaccaggaaggttctttggtccgcttgtttggtccggaccaaaagcgaactttatttttttcatttggtgcggtttgttttcacattgtactttttacaagtgaactattacttgtaaacaaagccacgcaggtgacgatcattgttcccattggacagaaatgacgggggcgggacagaacaCAGACCTGGATatttaggaaaacatctgtagacgtgctgcgttcagctcctctgttctgcatatttatgccgttattacagctgcaatattattgtgaggttgaagagcagctcattcaacacagactttgagacgtttcatttataatgttggaaacccgtcggagaatgcgtgctgaacgctgccgttctctacgtgccttgtcccacaacaagccaggagcgttgctaagcaacacacaggtatgattaccttacaacacacacctttgctaccggctacggtggctttttatgtccaaagagacatacgctttttgtagttggttcagaTCGGGGCTGGTTAGGGCTGGGCGATAAATCGATTTTATCGATTAATTCGAATTTGCAATTAATTAAGATTTAATTTTTGGGAAATCGGAATTTTTTTCTGTCGCGCCAGTGAACTCCTCGGGCCTCTGTAGCTGAGTGACGTCAGTAGACCTGTCTCTCGCAGAAATGCCGAAAATGGCATCTAGCAAGGAAGACCTTGTTCCCAAAAAAGGCACGACTTCATCAATTATATGGAACTGGTTCGGTTTCGCGACCACGGACTTGGAGCAACACATAGCACGttgtaaaatctgtttaaagccTGTTGCTACTAAAGATGGAAGCACTACGAATTTATTTCAACACTTGAAACAGAAGCACTCAGTGGAGTGGGAGAAATGCTGTTCTCTACGAAAAGCTCAGGACAGCAACAGACCAGAAAAGAGACAACAGACCTGCCAAGAGACAACCCATCTTAGGGGAATCATTTTCATACAGTGTTCCCTACGAAAAGACTGGGCCCCGATGGAAAGCGATCACGGAGGCTGTCGCGTTGTTTATTGCCAAAGATACTGTGCCTATTTATACAGTGGAAAAGTCTGGCTTCATTCACCTGCTGAAAACTTTAGACGCAAGGTATGTActactgttaggtattatttagtcaactcagaggtaagaacgatacacagtcagttttacttgtgacaagggtagcccactttgcagtgcaactacaaagtttttgacaccctatctttttatttatatgcacagttcaacagacagttcagacagggtgtgtgtgtgtgtgtgtgtgtgtgtgtgtgtggctggtaggaggctggttctcttGGGAAATAGATAACGGTGATTTCACACACAGGAGGGAGGACTGCACTCAGAGACAAGCTGCATACCAAAGAGCAGACTGCAGGTGCattacagcacaaagtttttacatgagtgataacaagtcctcgcacccatccaacaactACCTAGCTGGAAATATTTTGCTGAAGTTGCCTTGCCCCACCTGTACAACTGCACACGTGAAAGGATTACAACAGAGCTGGCGGCTGTAAGTTTTTACTCTGCCACAACAGACTTGTGGTCCAGTCGGACAATGGAGCCATATATGAGTTTGACTGCGCATTTTGTCGACAATGACTGGGCTCTATGAAGTGTCTGCCTGCAAACAGCTTACTTTCCCGATGATCACAAACGTCAGGTCATTGCCGAGGGGTTAAAAGACACTCTGAACTCCTGGAACCTTTCCGAAGACCGACTCATCTGTATGACAACAGACAGCGGCACCAACATTATTAAAGCTCAGAAAGACATCGGGTGGCCAAACCTCCAGTGCTTTGGACATAAACTACATAATACCATACGTAAGAATTGAATCTATATATATTTAGTAaatcttattttgtattttatatacaTGTCATACATAGCgtcttttttgtcatttgacCTGCATTCATGGCCATTTTCCCACAGAAAATACACAGCACACTTAATGCATAAGCAATTAATGTATTTTCAtcaaataatacatatttatacaaaatgtatgtatatatggtATGTACATGTACCatgtgagtatgtgtgtgtctgtgtccctacatctgtaaaataatatcagagaaaaaagtaaaaattgacCAGTAAGTTAATTGTAGCTTATTATAACAGTAAACCTGATGCACAAGGGCTGATAAGAAAGCTATCTCTACAAGACAGATATGCATTTTCAGTCTGTTAGATCTTGAGAGAAGTAAACTCTGATCCGTGGATCAATGCCAGGTTCTCCACGATCCAACATTTTCAGCTTGAGTCCATTCTTggcaaggttttaaaaacactgaGAAACTAATTATGAGCTTTCAAGAAAAAAGCTATACAAATCCATTATCTTGAGAGAACAATTAATGTTTTAGAGGACCGTTTTTTTGAAAACGgccttttttatctttaaataacgagaaaattaatttatctAGAGAAAaccatcagaaaaaaaaacaactactcTTCTACGCTCCAGGATATATacacaatttaatttaaaaatactttatttatatgcacataTGAATACCTCATATATACATCTCACACATACCCTCAGTCATCTGTTTGACAATGATGTTTCTAACTTAAAATACTCAACATTATAATATTGCATTCTTGTAAGCATAAATATTCCATCTAGATTTATTTCTTGTAAAAACTTTAAACATGTCAAATGTCTTTAGGTGTAGTTATAGTAATAAATACTTCATGTTTTTAGTTATTACTTCatgttttaggtttgtttttgtctttttcctgtTGCGATGATCACTTCATGTTCACACAAAATGACGTCACCTTTCCGGTAAGGTTGAGAGACGTAGGGGCGGGGATTCGTATCCGCACGTCAGTTACGCATTTACGTCAGTTTCGGGGCGGGCCTATAAAGCCTTGTTTTCGCAGTTGTTCTCTCCATTTTGTGAGAGCTGGTGAGACAGAGCCGACCGGGCGTCCCAGCAAGTAGAATCCCCTCAAACACAAAGACAAGTGCAAGAAGTGAAAGTTCGCCGACCAACCGCTCGCTAACCAAGTTATTATCCGAAAGGAAAGCAAATCTTATCGTATGTCCGCTATCCAGAACCTCCAAACTTTTGGTGAGTGGTTTTCGGTCGACGCAGAAGGTGGGGGAAGGGCGGGAGAACAGTTCGAAGATATTGGTGTTTTTCAGcccgtttttttattttatttcagtgtctATTAAGTTTGTAAATGGTTTGATGTTCAAGCGTAGCTAATTGTAAGTGTGTTATTaatgattttcagtttttaccCGACTTGAGGGCCGTAGGCCAGTATCCGCCATTACTGGGCCTAAGCGGTGCTAACGGCTGTTGGCGTCTCTAAAGGAGAGGCCCAGTACTGCTTCAGGTTTACTGTTGAGGGGTCAGTAGTTAAATATatccggggggggggggggggggggggttatttatatatttagctTCTGTTTCTGGGTCGTTCGTGTGAAATCTGACCCCCAACCATCACATTTAAAACACAAGCAACTGAAGAGCTGACTGGTCAGTTAATCAGGAACATGGAAAAGGCTCAATCTGGGGTTTGGTTATAAATTAAAGGCatggttctgattctgttgtTCTTTCAGACCCCTTTGCTGATGCAACTAAGGGTGATGACCGCCTCCCAGCCGGGACAGAGGACTACATCCACATAAGAATCCAACAGCGGAACGGCAGGAAGACCCTCACTACTGTCCAGGGTATCTCGGCCGACTATGACAAGAAGAAGCTAGTCAAGGCCTTCAAGAAGGTAACCTGACAGCAGATTTCAAAGCTTCCAGTTTTTCTGCTCTGTAGCCAAGGGCCATTCcattaacaaaaatgttctcCTTCTGTAACCTGAATGTCAGCTAAACAACCTCCTGAAATCCATGTTGGTCACTAGCACAGTTTAAAAGTCAAACGATTTGGttcaaaatgataaatggtAGGTAAGTAAAACAGCAGAATATTTTCTAACCttcttttgcttgttttttaacagaAGTTCGCCTGCAATGGGACAGTGATTGAGCACCCGGAGTATGGTGAAGTAATCCAACTTCAGGGAGATCAGCGCAAGAATATCTGCCAGTTTTTGATTGAGGTAACATCTGAATTTACTTGAGGGCCTTGGATTGTGATATCATTAGCGCCAGATTTTAAaagacttatttttttttccctcttgcaGATTGATCTGGCCAAAGAGGAGCAGCTCAAAGTCCACGGCTTCTAGTAGCTGTCAGCAGCCCTCTCCCCTTCTCTCCTGGAAGGCCATCAAGCACCCCCTTTCCCAACCCCCTTCTCTATGTGCTGCTGTTGCTCTTCTGCCCCGTCTCCCTCTTTTGCAACCCCGACAGCTCCTTTTAGCCAATGTGCAAATTACCTCTGAAAAACATGGGACTCTGTAACTCCACTATACCCCTACGACACCAGGGGACAGCCTCGCTCTCACAAAGACACACCACTGCAGCTCCACACATCAGGGATGAGTGGTGATGACCCTCCCTCACACACTTCCTCCTTCCATGTCCCtttggctttttatttttaggtctGGTGCCACAAGAAGGAGGCGCCATTTCATGtaacgtttttgttttgtactttaaagGTGTTTCAATAAATCGATGAGTCTCCATTTATTGCAGTGGAGTGTTGTCCTGGGGAGTCGGGTGGTGGCTGGGTGTGTGCAGGAGGGTCAGACCTGTTTACTTTGGTTTAAAGCTGCAGAGAGGCGAGGGTCTGAACTGGAGCTCTGTGGTGAATCTGTAACAGCTGGGATGGAGCCACACTGGGTATCTGGTTTCATCTCACAACAGTTCATTCTAATGTGCTTATGGATGCTTTTAATGTCCTAAAAAGCAATAATTTATGCAGAAGTATTGAAGCAAAAATCCAAACCATGGTGACCAGAGGTGGAtaggtttctttctttttttgcctttgtttCAATAAAGTTGAGCCCTAACATGTAGGAGTGGTTTTTACTCTTTGGAGAGAGAGGTTACACCTCATGTTAAAACCAACTGAAGGATTTTATCCCATAAAGATTACATAAAGGGTGACCTTGGGTTTACTGCTGTTTGGCCTGCAACGAGAAAAAACTAAAGTCAGTTTATGGATATGAAACATGAGGCTAAAAGACGATCTGGATGATTTAATGTGAGGAGAAAACATTTCCTCCAAACTGCAGCCTTTAGTCATTTAAAGCACTATTTTCATAAAACTGAATTAcagaaaaattagaatattgaaatgtttatttcaggaACTGGGTAAAATAATTATGGGAAAAATGGTTCTAGGTCAGTTTTGATCCTGGGAGTAGAAATGTTTAATGGATGCTATAGGTGAGAAAGCTGGTCGGGGCTGAATAACGTAAAGTTGTGCAGGGTGGTTGATCAGAGAATGAGTCTTGAACAGGAGAACGAACAGTTTAATAGTAATAAAGAAAAACTCATTTTGACGTGAGTTAAGATTTTTAGCTGATAAGTGGATGagtcaaaacagtttttttgtttttgattgagCATGCTTGTGATTTAAGTAGTTCGTCAACCACTATTTAAAATGGAGAGAATCTGCAAAGAGAACGTCTGCTGGATGCTTCATGTTTGTGAAGATGCCCTAAGCTGGGTTTATATTTGGAGGTTCAGAACCGACCCTCCTGACAGCCATTAGAAGTCCAGTAACTTTACATAAAGTCAAAAATCTACCTAAATCAAGCTGGGCCTGTGGCAGTAATCCAGCCTGGTTTGAACAGTAATGACCTCCTGAACCCAGTttgttgagctgcagctgcctcaAGTATTTGTGATAGCTGATAATGAGTCTGTGACATCACTGTGTGTCTTGCTTTGTTGGAATAATCTGTTTAGATGGCTTTGACCCCTCTTGTACAGCCCCTTCATGTGAGTGGTCTGGTCCAGGTGTTCTGTTGTATTCCTTGGTACCTGTGGAGACCATCTGCGCAGATAGTCCCTGGAGTTGGTATGGACCTCCTCCTCCTGGTCCACAAAGTCACTGATGGAGTTCCTGTACTCCATTTTAGATatacaaaaatggctgaatcatcagaacatttctgaacaaagcAAATTATTTAGTGGCAAATAACCACATTTTAAATGTGTGGCTCAAAATCCAAACATATGGCTCTTCAGGACTTTTCacctttaacagttttttaactacattttattTACGTTTTTGTTGACaatttttagcattttaaaacatcaaacatattttatttatggaaagATACGTCTGGGAGGCATAAATCTAAACAAACCATCAGGCACAGAACTAACAGAAACCCTGTCAggaaacagtttttaatttagtcagtcagtcattttctaccgcttattccatagtgggtcgcgggggagctggtgcttatctccagcagtctatgggcgagaggcagggtacaccctggacaggtcgccagtccatcgcagggcaatttttaatttaattcagttttattcatatagaccacaacacatgtcgtctcaaggttcttcacaacagtcaggttcatacattccaattaatcataaccattgaacagttcagtcagattcagttatttattcaaattggataaaaagtttttctatctaaggaaacccagcagattacatccagtcagtgacttgcagcattcactcctcctggatgagcatgtagagacagtggacagtcactggtgttgactttgcagcaatccctcatactgagcatgcatgtagcgacagtggagaggaaaaactcccttttaacaggaagaaacctccagcagaaccagaaccaggctcagtgtgagcggccatctgccacgaccaactgggggttagagagaacagagcagagacacaaagagaacaaagaagcactgatccaggagtactttctatgggaaggaaaagtaaatgttaatggatgtagctcctttagtcgtttcatctagaaagaaagaacagataaactctgatcc is a genomic window of Girardinichthys multiradiatus isolate DD_20200921_A chromosome X, DD_fGirMul_XY1, whole genome shotgun sequence containing:
- the LOC124862385 gene encoding eukaryotic translation initiation factor 1b, whose product is MSAIQNLQTFDPFADATKGDDRLPAGTEDYIHIRIQQRNGRKTLTTVQGISADYDKKKLVKAFKKKFACNGTVIEHPEYGEVIQLQGDQRKNICQFLIEIDLAKEEQLKVHGF